Part of the Aggregatilinea lenta genome, TGTTCTTCGGCTGCGGATCGTACCTGTTCGGCGGCATTCTCGGCGCGCTGCTGGGATAAAAGACAGTCGTTAGTGGATAGGCTTTAGTTCAAGCGGTGGCGTATTTCCGCCACCAAGGTGCGTGTGCGAAGGGACAGTTCACGAACTGCCCCGCTTGCGTCGATCACGATTTTGTAGAGGCGTATTGCGCGATACGCCCCTATCATTTGCGCTACTCCGCTGCCTTCCGCAGCACGTCCAGCGAGAGCCGGATGCGGCGCAGCGATTCGTCGCGGCCCAGCACTTCCATCGACTCAAACAGCGGCGGCGAGGACTGCTGCGCGGTCGTAGCAGCCCGCAGCGCGCCGAACAACTGCCCAACCTTGAGGCCCAGTTCCTCGATCAGCGCGCGCATGGCGGCTTCCTGCGTCGCGGCGGCGAAGTCCGGCAGGGCTTCCAGCCGTACCAGCGCCTTTTCAAGTGCATCCAGGGTACGCGGGGCGTCCATGCCCTTCTGCACCAGATCTGCCACAATGGGCGGCTCGAACGGGGCCACGAAGAAGAAGCGGCCCATCTCCAGCGCGTCGTTCAGCGTCTTGATGCGCGGCTGGAGCAGCGGCGTCGCGCCGATCAGCGTCTCCGGGTTGACCTCGTAACCTGCCTTCGTGAAGACCGGCATCAGCAGCTGTGCCAGCCGTGTGGGATCCATCTCGCGGATGTAGACGCCATTCAGCCAGTCGAGCTTTTCCACCGGGAAGATGCTCGCCGCCGGGTTCACGCGATCCAGGTCGAAGCGCTCGATGGTCTCATCGACCGTGAACACTTCGCGGTCCTCGCCAAAACTCCATCCCACGTTGGTCAAAAAGTTGACCAGCGCTTCCGGCAAATAGCCCGCATCCTGGAATTCGTACAGCAGCACCGGAATCTTGCGTCCGCCCTCGCTGAAGCCCGCGCTGCGCTTGGACAGCTTGCCCTTGCCGCTCGGATTCAGGATGACCGGCAGATGTGCGATCTGCGGCATCTCCCAGCCGAAGCCCGCGTACAGGTTCTTGTGCACCGGCGCGGACGAAATCCATTCTTCGGCGCGCATGATGTGCGTGATCTTCATGAAGTGATCGTCCACCACGTTGGCGAGGTGGTACGTCGGGAAACCGTCCGACTTCAGCAGCACGAGATCCTGAAGCTGCGTGTTTTCGAACGTGATGTCGCCGCGAATCAGGTCGTGCACGGTGGTCGCGCCCTCGGTCGGCATCTTGAAGCGGACCACGTAGGGCTTGCCTGCCGCGTCGTTGGCCGCGCGTTCCTCCGGCGTCAAATTGCGGCAGTGGCGGTCGTAACCGGGATCGCGCTTTTCCGCGATCTGCTGCTCGCGCAGGGCCTTCAGCCGCTCCGGGGTGCAGTAGCAGCGGTACGCCAGATCGTGATCGACCAGCCAATCCGCCCATTCGCGGTAGAGATCGACCCGCTCCGACTGCGCGTATGGCCCGTACTCCCCGCCGACCTCCGGCCCCTCGTCCCAGTCGATGCCCATCCAGCGCAGGCCCTCGGTGATCAGGTGAATTGAATCCTCCGAGTACCGCTTCTGGTCCGTGTCTTCGATGCGCAGGATGAACGTCCCGCCGTGGTGGCGCGCGAACAGCCAGTTAAACAAGGCCGTGCGCACCCCGCCGATGTGCATCGGACCGGTGGGGCTGGGGGCGAAACGCACGCGAACGGATGGATCTCGGTCGGCCACTGGAACACGCTCCTCGCTGGCAGTGCAGTGATCAGGTCTTAGCGGTCAGTGATCAGCCAGTACAAAATCGGGCGATGGATCGCCTCCGCGCCTGCGAGTCGTTCGCAGGCTGAAAACTGAAGACTGATCACTGAATACTTTCTTGGAAAAATTATAACAGACGCTTTGTGCAGATTGAACGGTAAGAATCACGGCTCACACGCCGCGCATACCTACTCATTGCGCCCCGGATGGGTTAAACTATAGCGATTGACACACCCAACCTGAAGGACGAATCGTATGCCGACCGGCGAAGAGACCAAAATTCCAACATCCGATACCACCTCCACGGGAGCGGCTGGCCCGTCTAACTTCCTCCGCGAGATCATCGAAGACGACCTGCAAGCCGGGCGCTATGACCACGTGCACACGCGCTTCCCGCCGGAGCCAAACGGCTACCTGCACATCGGGCACGCCAAGGCCATCAACATCAACTACGGCATCGCGCAAGCCTATGGCGGCAAGTTCAACCTGCGCTTCGACGACACCAACCCGTCCAAGGAAGAACAGGAATACATCGACGCGATCATGCGCGATGTGAAATGGCTGGGGGCCGATTGGGAAGACCGGCTGTTTTACGCGTCGGACTATTTCGAGCAGATCTACGAATGGGCGATCCAGCTCATCAAGGATGGCAAAGCGTACGTCGATGACCTGACCGCCGACGAGATCCGCGAATATCGCGGCACGCTGACCGAGCCGGGCAAAAACAGCCCCTATCGCGATCGCTCGATTGAGGAAAACCTCGACCTGTTCCAGCGCATGAAGGCCGGGGAATTCCCCGACGGCTCGCGCGTACTGCGCGCCAAGATCGACATGGCCTCGCCCAACATGAACTTCCGCGATCCGGTCATGTATCGCATCCTGCACGACGAGCACCCGCGCACCGGCACCGAGTGGTGCATCTATCCGATGTATGACTGGGCGCACGGGCAGTCGGACTC contains:
- the gltX gene encoding glutamate--tRNA ligase — protein: MADRDPSVRVRFAPSPTGPMHIGGVRTALFNWLFARHHGGTFILRIEDTDQKRYSEDSIHLITEGLRWMGIDWDEGPEVGGEYGPYAQSERVDLYREWADWLVDHDLAYRCYCTPERLKALREQQIAEKRDPGYDRHCRNLTPEERAANDAAGKPYVVRFKMPTEGATTVHDLIRGDITFENTQLQDLVLLKSDGFPTYHLANVVDDHFMKITHIMRAEEWISSAPVHKNLYAGFGWEMPQIAHLPVILNPSGKGKLSKRSAGFSEGGRKIPVLLYEFQDAGYLPEALVNFLTNVGWSFGEDREVFTVDETIERFDLDRVNPAASIFPVEKLDWLNGVYIREMDPTRLAQLLMPVFTKAGYEVNPETLIGATPLLQPRIKTLNDALEMGRFFFVAPFEPPIVADLVQKGMDAPRTLDALEKALVRLEALPDFAAATQEAAMRALIEELGLKVGQLFGALRAATTAQQSSPPLFESMEVLGRDESLRRIRLSLDVLRKAAE